In Cyprinus carpio isolate SPL01 chromosome B16, ASM1834038v1, whole genome shotgun sequence, the following are encoded in one genomic region:
- the LOC109105738 gene encoding zyxin-like, with translation MADSSTGKPIMVTSSVSLKMTAPSFYNQPKKFASVAPPRPKGQMAPSQPSSFVSTGVIGRVGEMPPLPSTLCEDFPPPPPPPLDDAELPAPPPECQITPPAPDAPPPAFPAPPPVAEDLNLPAPPEELTSAPSASFPPPPPPPPPLPGTGASVSSQRAFEKQTSFDRQLGSLTDMISEMETSSPFNPKLPSQFSSAPAPKPAAPPPTAPKPTLSFLPPPELQDRPPPAPWAEELRARTRPANQNTTSAPAPAQSFPKAPAVAPKTNFPPSQLNSNFGSKTVSPAPTGGARGFNHAVKTPAQSSFPPPPPAAPPAPFPPPANIPSPAPTFNHSEKSPIGSQQSFAPPSPAAPKTSPVSSFNRPARNTVPPKVSGSGSGPGGAPLTMREVEELEKMTKDFIKDMDKHPPVITSPATVHSEVCGNCGEALSRSQPAVRAMDKLFHSHCFCCVTCQRPLQGMQFYDRDGSPQCEDCYTNSLCVCSRCGERIKDRVLKAVGQCFHAHCFLCTTCGCTLEGAPFITDDNNNPYCVKDYHRRFSPLCVSCNEPIIPDPGSEETVRVVALEKNFHLKCYRCEDCARPLSIEADADGCYPLDGRILCMKCHTQRAKQAKH, from the exons ATGGCTGACTCTAGCACTGGCAAGCCTATTATGGTCACATCCTCCGTCTCCCTCAAAATGACTGCTCCTTCTTTCTACAACCAACCCAAAAAGTTTGCATCTGTTGCTCCGCCACGCCCCAAAGGACAGATGGCCCCATCACAGCCCTCATCTTTTGTAAGCACTGGTGTTATTGGACGAGTTGGAGAGATGCCCCCGCTCCCTTCAACTCTTTGTGAGG ACTTCccgccccctcctcctcctccactggATGATGCAGAGCTTCCAGCCCCTCCTCCAGAATGCCAGATCACACCCCCTGCACCTGATGCCCCTCCTCCTGCATTCCCAGCCCCGCCCCCTGTTGCAGAAGACCTGAACCTCCCTGCACCTCCCGAGGAATTAACCTCTGCACCTTCTGCCTCCTTCCCTCCACCcccaccaccacctcctcctctccCTGGGACCGGTGCAAGTGTCAGCTCTCAG AGGGCGTTTGAGAAACAGACCAGTTTTGACAGGCAGTTGGGCTCTTTGACCGATATGATATCAGAAATGGAGACGAGCAGTCCTTTCAATCCAAAG TTGCCTAGCCAGTTTTCATCCGCACCAGCGCCAAAGCCTGCAGCACCACCACCGACCGCTCCTAAGCCTACCCTTTCCTTTCTGCCCCCTCCTGAGCTGCAGGATCGTCCTCCCCCTGCCCCTTGGGCTGAGGAGCTACGTGCCAGAACACGACCGGCCAATCAGAACACAACATCTGCCCCTGCACCGGCGCAGTCATTTCCTAAAGCCCCAGCTGTGGCTCCAAAGACCAACTTCCCTCCCAGTCAACTGAATTCAAATTTTGGATCCAAAACAGTTAGTCCTGCACCTACTGGAGGAGCAAGAGGGTTTAACCACGCCGTTAAAACCCCCGCCCAAAGCTCTttcccaccacctccacctgcCGCCCCTCCTGCCCCTTTTCCTCCACCAGCGAATATTCCCAGCCCTGCACCTACATTCAATCACTCTGAAAAATCTCCCATTGGCAGCCAGCAAAGCTTTGCTCCGCCTTCTCCTGCTGCACCCAAGACATCACCCGTCTCGTCATTCAACAGACCAGCAAGAAACACTGTTCCACCGAAG GTGTCTGGTTCAGGTTCAGGTCCTGGTGGAGCTCCTCTCACTATGAGGGAAGTAGAAGAGCTGGAGAAAATGACTAAGGACTTTATCAAAGACATGGACAAGCATCCTCCTGTGATCACCTCTCCAGCTACAG TCCATTCAGAGGTGTGTGGTAACTGTGGAGAGGCTCTATCTAGATCTCAGCCTGCAGTAAGAGCAATGGATAAACTCTTCCACTCCCATTGTTTCTGCTGCGTGACCTGCCAGCGCCCCCTACAGGGCATGCAGTTCTACGACCGTGACGGATCGCCTCAGTGTGAGGACTGCTACACG aattctctgtgtgtgtgttctcgcTGTGGGGAGCGGATCAAAGATCGTGTCCTGAAAGCGGTGGGCCAGTGTTTCCATGCCCACTGTTTCCTCTGCACTACCTGCGGCTGCACCCTGGAGGGCGCTCCATTCATCACCGATGACAATAACAACCCCTACTGTGTCAAAGATTACCATCG CCGTTTCTCTCCTCTTTGCGTAAGCTGCAATGAGCCGATTATTCCGGACCCTGGAAGTGAAGAGACTGTCAGGGTTGTTGCCTTAGAGAAGAACTTTCACCTGAAGTGTTACCGCTGTGAG GATTGTGCTCGTCCCCTTTCCATAGAGGCAGACGCTGATGGCTGCTATCCGTTAGATGGCAGAATTCTGTGCATGAAGTGCCATACCCAACGTGCCAAGCAGGCCAAACACTGA